In Synechococcus sp. A18-25c, a single window of DNA contains:
- the pdhA gene encoding pyruvate dehydrogenase (acetyl-transferring) E1 component subunit alpha, with product MGQDIAMGTDAQSAAAAGPSLLGAHAERLSTLVTSQRASVDRDTGLALYRDMTLGRRFEDKCAEMYYRGKMFGFVHLYNGQEAVSTGVIGAMKRQHDWFCSTYRDHVHALSAGVPAREVMSELFGKATGCSKGRGGSMHLFSKEHHLLGGYAFIGEGIPVALGSAFTSRYRRDALGDSTSNAVTAAFFGDGTCNNGQFFECLNMAQLWKLPIIFVVENNKWAIGMAHDRATSDPEIWRKAGAFGMAGEEVDGMDVLAVRAAAQRAIERARAGEGPTVLECLTYRFRGHSLADPDELRAEEEKQFWAKRDPLKALERDLVGAGLVSADDLRAIEKEIDAEVQDCVDFALSAPEPDGSELTNYIWAED from the coding sequence ATGGGTCAGGACATCGCAATGGGCACGGATGCACAGAGCGCTGCAGCAGCAGGACCATCGCTGCTTGGAGCGCATGCAGAACGGCTCTCGACCCTGGTCACCTCCCAGCGGGCCAGCGTGGATCGGGACACGGGCCTAGCGCTTTATCGCGACATGACTCTGGGTCGGCGTTTTGAAGACAAGTGCGCGGAGATGTACTACCGCGGCAAGATGTTTGGTTTCGTGCACCTCTACAACGGCCAAGAAGCCGTGAGCACCGGCGTGATTGGTGCGATGAAACGCCAACACGACTGGTTCTGCAGCACGTATCGCGACCACGTGCACGCCTTAAGCGCTGGCGTGCCCGCGCGCGAGGTGATGAGTGAGCTGTTCGGCAAGGCGACAGGTTGCAGCAAAGGCCGCGGCGGCTCCATGCATCTGTTTTCCAAGGAGCATCACCTCCTAGGTGGATACGCCTTCATTGGCGAAGGAATTCCCGTTGCCCTCGGCTCAGCCTTCACCAGCCGCTACAGGCGTGACGCACTGGGCGACTCCACCAGCAATGCGGTCACTGCGGCCTTCTTCGGGGATGGAACCTGCAACAACGGTCAGTTCTTCGAGTGCTTGAACATGGCGCAGCTCTGGAAGCTGCCGATCATCTTCGTCGTGGAAAACAACAAGTGGGCCATCGGCATGGCCCACGACCGAGCCACCAGTGACCCGGAGATCTGGCGCAAGGCCGGTGCCTTTGGTATGGCGGGGGAAGAAGTCGACGGCATGGATGTGCTGGCGGTTCGCGCTGCGGCGCAACGGGCGATCGAACGCGCACGCGCCGGCGAAGGCCCCACTGTTCTGGAGTGCCTCACCTATCGCTTCCGCGGCCACTCCCTGGCTGATCCGGACGAACTGCGTGCGGAGGAGGAGAAGCAATTCTGGGCCAAGCGCGACCCGCTCAAGGCACTGGAGCGCGATCTCGTGGGTGCTGGCCTGGTCAGTGCTGACGATCTGCGGGCAATCGAGAAGGAGATCGATGCCGAGGTGCAGGACTGCGTGGACTTCGCCCTGAGTGCACCTGAGCCCGATGGTTCTGAACTCACCAACTACATCTGGGCCGAGGACTGA
- the mnmA gene encoding tRNA 2-thiouridine(34) synthase MnmA, whose protein sequence is MTAASSSIAATPAGAQALERLQAWPGEHRVAVGLSGGVDSSLTAALLVEAGWDVEGVTLWLMSGKGACCAEGLVDAAGICEQLGVPHHVVDSRDTFVREIVDGLIEGYQAGITPLPCSRCNRAVKFGPMLDWARQERGLERVATGHYARIRLDATSGRWKLLRGLDSRKDQSYFLYDLNQDVLSRVVFPLGELTKPDTRLEAGRHGLRTAEKPESQDLCLADHHGSMRAFLDAYLPPRQGEIVLQDGTVVGEHDGIEHFTIGQRKGLGVAWSEPLHVIRLDAAMNRVIVAPRAEAGRNGCEVGAVNWISMAPPEPGQSLEVQVQVRYRSAPVMAQLTSIEPSDTDRAGGRPHRCRLTFTDAQFSITPGQAAVFYDGEAVLGGGLIQSSF, encoded by the coding sequence ATGACGGCTGCGTCATCCAGCATTGCTGCCACACCTGCCGGAGCACAGGCCTTGGAACGCCTGCAGGCCTGGCCGGGTGAGCATCGGGTGGCTGTGGGCTTGTCAGGCGGTGTGGACAGCTCCCTGACGGCCGCGTTGCTCGTGGAGGCCGGCTGGGACGTGGAAGGGGTCACGCTTTGGTTGATGAGCGGCAAAGGTGCCTGCTGTGCGGAAGGGCTGGTGGATGCCGCAGGCATTTGTGAACAGCTGGGGGTTCCCCATCACGTCGTCGATTCACGCGACACCTTCGTCCGCGAGATCGTGGATGGCCTGATCGAGGGCTACCAGGCCGGCATCACCCCTCTGCCCTGCTCCCGTTGTAATCGGGCGGTGAAGTTTGGCCCCATGCTCGATTGGGCACGCCAGGAACGGGGGCTGGAGCGCGTAGCCACCGGCCACTACGCCCGGATCCGGCTGGATGCCACGAGTGGGCGTTGGAAGCTGCTGCGTGGCCTCGACAGCCGCAAAGACCAGAGCTACTTCCTCTATGACCTCAACCAGGACGTGCTCTCCCGCGTCGTGTTTCCCCTCGGGGAACTCACCAAGCCCGACACCCGCCTCGAAGCGGGCCGCCATGGTCTCCGCACTGCTGAAAAACCCGAAAGCCAGGACCTTTGCCTCGCCGATCACCATGGCTCGATGCGGGCCTTCCTGGATGCCTACCTCCCGCCACGCCAGGGGGAGATCGTGCTTCAGGACGGCACCGTCGTCGGTGAACACGATGGGATCGAACACTTCACCATCGGTCAGCGCAAAGGACTCGGCGTGGCCTGGAGCGAGCCGCTGCATGTCATCCGTCTGGATGCAGCCATGAATCGGGTGATCGTGGCGCCCCGCGCCGAAGCCGGTCGCAACGGCTGTGAGGTGGGTGCCGTCAACTGGATCTCCATGGCACCCCCAGAGCCAGGCCAAAGTCTTGAAGTGCAGGTGCAGGTGCGCTACCGCAGCGCCCCTGTGATGGCACAACTCACCAGCATCGAGCCCTCCGATACCGATCGCGCTGGAGGCCGTCCCCATCGCTGCCGCCTCACCTTTACGGATGCGCAGTTCTCGATCACGCCTGGTCAGGCGGCGGTGTTTTACGACGGCGAAGCAGTGCTGGGGGGAGGCCTAATCCAGAGCTCGTTTTAA
- a CDS encoding histone deacetylase, whose protein sequence is MKPPLVYHEAYSAPLPSTHRFPMAKFRQLEGCLRDMGLASDGQMHRPLPVPRRWLELVHPRGYHQAFARDQLDRRAQRRIGLPATTPLVQRTWLAVGGTLLTARLALRHGVACHLAGGTHHAFPDFGSGFCIFNDLAITARVLLEQEGLQRVLVVDLDVHQGDATALIFQGETRVFTFSAHAASNFPARKQLSDLDLPFQDGVGDQDYLSRVGECLPALLERLQPQLVLYNAGVDPHQEDRLGRLCLTDMGLLQRDHLVLDACLRRGIPIATVIGGGYDAMTPLVKRHALVFRAASDQARLHGL, encoded by the coding sequence TTGAAGCCCCCTCTCGTCTATCACGAGGCCTACAGCGCACCGCTTCCCAGTACCCATCGTTTTCCGATGGCCAAGTTCAGACAGCTGGAGGGTTGTCTGCGCGATATGGGACTTGCCAGTGATGGGCAGATGCACCGACCGTTGCCCGTGCCCCGCCGTTGGCTGGAACTGGTGCATCCACGTGGGTATCACCAGGCTTTTGCTCGCGACCAGCTCGATCGTCGGGCGCAGCGACGCATCGGTTTGCCTGCCACAACGCCGTTGGTGCAACGCACTTGGCTCGCTGTCGGTGGGACCCTGCTCACGGCCCGTCTGGCTCTCCGGCATGGTGTGGCTTGCCATCTGGCCGGTGGCACCCATCACGCCTTTCCTGACTTTGGCAGTGGGTTCTGCATTTTCAACGACCTGGCCATCACGGCACGGGTGTTGCTGGAGCAAGAGGGATTGCAGCGTGTGTTGGTGGTCGACCTTGATGTTCATCAGGGCGATGCCACTGCGCTGATTTTTCAAGGCGAAACGCGAGTGTTTACGTTTTCCGCCCATGCAGCATCCAATTTTCCAGCTCGCAAGCAGCTCAGTGATCTGGATCTGCCTTTCCAGGATGGAGTGGGCGATCAGGACTATCTCTCCCGTGTGGGTGAGTGCCTCCCAGCGCTTTTGGAGAGGTTGCAGCCCCAATTAGTGCTCTACAACGCTGGTGTGGATCCTCATCAGGAGGATCGACTGGGTCGCCTCTGCCTGACCGATATGGGCCTGTTGCAGCGCGATCATCTGGTGCTGGATGCTTGTCTGAGACGAGGCATCCCGATTGCCACTGTGATTGGTGGCGGCTACGACGCCATGACGCCTCTGGTGAAGCGTCATGCCCTGGTGTTCCGAGCGGCATCCGATCAGGCCCGTTTGCACGGGCTCTGA
- a CDS encoding apolipoprotein N-acyltransferase, whose protein sequence is MGNDRSLLLQGLAGGVLAGLGLCWSGPWWMLPALALLWSSARSPWAAALWGAVAIAISHSWLLALHPLTWLGVPGLLSLPLAIAVWLICALAAAVLTGAWSVVGRCLPSPGTLPHALVLALIWGLMETLLARAPLFWIGVGSSVLPGDPWLAGLSRWMGAGGLATVQLILGWGLWKLWLWSRSHAGLSWRWWSLVALALTVVHAVGALAFYAGAAGQPSGDVISLALWQPAIPTREKFSDRRQAELPGRLRAVEARAQRDGAELLLAPEGMLPLDRRRFEGNALLVMSGGFRWVAGQQRSALLLLDPQSSGPPKAIDKHRLVPLGEWVPSWPGLSGLSAVGGLEAGPASRLWPWGGPPAAVAICYEISNGTALARAVADGGQWILAAANLDPYPQLLQRQFLALAGLRSLETARPVASVANTGPTAMITTHGQVTDSLASMRPGLLQAVLQPTDGVTLYVRWREWPLWWALLAAVLALFKTSSGLGLPPALLRRRKTPPPDQA, encoded by the coding sequence TCGGCGCGTTCTCCGTGGGCGGCAGCGCTCTGGGGTGCAGTGGCCATCGCCATCAGCCACAGCTGGCTGCTGGCGCTCCACCCCCTCACTTGGCTGGGGGTGCCGGGTCTGCTCAGCCTCCCTTTGGCGATAGCGGTGTGGCTGATCTGCGCGCTGGCTGCTGCTGTGCTGACCGGGGCCTGGAGTGTTGTCGGCCGTTGCTTGCCATCCCCAGGCACCCTCCCGCATGCCCTGGTGCTAGCGCTGATCTGGGGGCTGATGGAAACGCTGCTGGCCCGAGCACCGCTCTTCTGGATTGGTGTGGGCAGCAGCGTGTTGCCTGGAGATCCCTGGCTGGCTGGACTCTCCCGCTGGATGGGTGCCGGCGGCCTGGCAACGGTGCAATTGATCCTGGGATGGGGGCTCTGGAAGCTCTGGCTGTGGTCCAGGTCGCACGCCGGCTTGTCGTGGCGCTGGTGGAGCCTGGTGGCGCTGGCTCTGACGGTGGTGCACGCCGTCGGGGCGTTGGCTTTCTACGCCGGAGCTGCTGGGCAGCCCTCGGGTGATGTCATCTCCTTGGCCCTTTGGCAGCCGGCGATTCCCACGCGAGAGAAATTTAGTGATCGTCGCCAGGCCGAGCTTCCTGGGCGTTTGCGCGCGGTCGAGGCTCGCGCGCAGCGTGATGGGGCGGAGCTGTTGCTGGCGCCGGAAGGGATGCTGCCCCTGGATCGGCGTCGGTTCGAGGGCAACGCGCTGCTCGTGATGAGTGGAGGCTTTCGTTGGGTGGCCGGTCAGCAACGCAGCGCACTCCTCCTGCTCGACCCCCAGAGTTCGGGTCCGCCCAAGGCGATTGACAAGCACCGGTTGGTCCCTTTGGGGGAATGGGTTCCCTCATGGCCTGGGCTCAGTGGTCTCTCAGCTGTGGGTGGGCTGGAAGCTGGGCCCGCTTCGCGGTTGTGGCCATGGGGCGGTCCTCCTGCAGCGGTGGCCATCTGCTACGAGATCAGCAATGGCACAGCCCTAGCCCGTGCCGTGGCGGATGGGGGGCAGTGGATTCTGGCTGCGGCCAATCTGGATCCCTATCCACAGCTCCTACAGCGTCAGTTTCTGGCCCTGGCTGGTTTGCGCAGTCTGGAAACCGCACGACCGGTGGCCTCCGTTGCCAACACAGGGCCCACGGCCATGATCACGACGCACGGCCAGGTCACCGACTCCCTGGCCTCGATGCGTCCTGGTCTGCTTCAGGCTGTGTTGCAACCCACCGACGGCGTCACGTTGTACGTGCGCTGGCGGGAATGGCCGCTCTGGTGGGCGCTTCTGGCTGCTGTGCTGGCGCTGTTTAAAACGAGCTCTGGATTAGGCCTCCCCCCAGCACTGCTTCGCCGTCGTAAAACACCGCCGCCTGACCAGGCGTGA
- a CDS encoding IMS domain-containing protein has translation MGKTPDTAYSLLPRAALLVDLPIDHFRLLGVSPAAEPEAVLRTLQLRLDRCPDQGFTHEALSQRAELLRLSADLLTDAVRRSDYERALMELGQDHPGETAGLELAFNREVAGLILLWEANAPHEAFQLARQALQPPQAPALGSGRESDLSLLAALACRDAARQDQEQRRYEAAANLLQDGEQLLQRMGKLPDQRLLLETDLSQLLPFRILDLLSRDLAEQSARRDGLAMLEEFIRVRGGLEGSGLDGLAIADLPAGMDQGAFELFFQQIRRFLTVQEQVDLYGRLQLAGSMDASFLAAMALAAAGFTQRKPERIQDARQRLQELVLEGLDTKPLLGCLDLLLGDVEQAERHFAASTDPELQAWMKDHPGDTLASLCEYCRTWLARDVLPGYRDVDAEAVDLETWFADRDVQAFVERLERQQTRQDPTKTNDKNWLLGDGLPLSLDPDGTLPLSSSDPSAPLRSDGKEADRGGETTKASKVFQWPFFRRSSRPKASMPELPRPGGRAVWIGSGAFVALLLVIGGLSLVGLRRDAELSVSPDEVVTPSPDDDGPADVKQEELVQPEPVITAAPEQAGDPSLRVETPSEAELEALLQTWLDRKSTVLRGADSAQELLQPIARAGLITQVKRQRAADQAAGVTQNVEATIAFMRVVSRSPKRIELRADVEYRDETLNAAGAVVKRTKQQSLKRTYILGRDNGRWLLLDFRPG, from the coding sequence ATGGGCAAAACCCCTGACACTGCCTACAGTCTGCTGCCAAGAGCTGCGCTGCTGGTGGACCTTCCCATCGATCATTTCCGCCTGTTGGGAGTCAGTCCGGCTGCGGAGCCAGAGGCTGTGCTTCGAACGCTTCAACTGCGGTTGGATCGTTGTCCAGACCAGGGCTTCACCCACGAAGCCCTGAGTCAGCGCGCTGAGCTTCTACGCCTATCCGCAGATCTGCTCACCGATGCGGTTCGGCGGAGTGACTATGAAAGGGCGCTCATGGAGTTGGGCCAGGATCACCCCGGGGAGACGGCTGGGCTCGAGCTGGCGTTCAACCGGGAGGTTGCTGGCTTGATCCTGTTGTGGGAGGCCAATGCTCCCCACGAAGCGTTCCAGCTCGCCCGACAGGCCCTGCAACCCCCTCAGGCACCCGCGCTGGGAAGCGGTCGTGAATCGGATCTGTCACTGCTGGCGGCTCTGGCTTGTCGTGATGCCGCCCGTCAAGATCAGGAGCAACGCCGTTATGAGGCCGCTGCAAACCTGCTGCAGGACGGCGAGCAGCTGCTACAGCGCATGGGCAAGCTGCCGGATCAGCGGCTTCTGCTGGAGACCGATCTCTCTCAGCTCCTCCCCTTCAGGATCCTGGATTTACTCAGTCGTGATCTGGCTGAACAATCCGCTCGCCGTGATGGTCTGGCGATGCTGGAGGAGTTCATCCGCGTCCGAGGAGGACTGGAGGGCAGTGGTCTGGACGGCCTGGCGATAGCGGACCTCCCCGCAGGCATGGATCAGGGAGCCTTCGAGCTGTTTTTTCAGCAGATCCGCCGGTTTTTGACCGTTCAAGAGCAAGTGGATCTTTACGGCAGGCTGCAGCTGGCCGGCTCCATGGATGCGTCCTTCCTCGCTGCGATGGCTTTGGCCGCTGCAGGTTTCACCCAGCGCAAGCCGGAACGCATCCAGGACGCGCGTCAGCGTCTACAAGAGCTGGTGCTCGAAGGCCTTGACACCAAGCCGCTGTTGGGCTGCCTCGATCTTTTGCTTGGTGATGTGGAGCAGGCGGAGCGACATTTCGCCGCCAGCACCGATCCTGAATTGCAGGCCTGGATGAAGGACCACCCTGGCGACACCCTGGCGTCGCTCTGCGAGTACTGCCGCACCTGGCTGGCACGGGATGTGCTCCCCGGATATCGGGATGTGGATGCCGAGGCGGTCGACCTGGAGACCTGGTTCGCTGATCGCGATGTGCAGGCCTTTGTGGAGCGGCTAGAGCGCCAGCAGACCCGTCAGGACCCAACCAAGACGAACGACAAGAACTGGTTGCTGGGGGATGGGTTGCCGCTTTCGCTCGATCCCGATGGAACTCTGCCCCTGTCCTCGTCGGATCCATCCGCGCCGCTGAGATCCGATGGGAAAGAAGCCGATCGTGGTGGTGAGACCACCAAGGCGTCGAAGGTCTTCCAATGGCCTTTCTTCCGGCGATCATCCCGGCCAAAGGCATCCATGCCTGAGCTGCCGCGGCCGGGGGGTCGTGCGGTTTGGATCGGGTCTGGCGCGTTTGTGGCCCTGCTGCTGGTGATCGGTGGCCTCAGTCTGGTGGGTCTGCGTCGTGATGCTGAGCTGAGCGTTTCGCCGGATGAGGTCGTGACACCATCCCCGGATGATGACGGCCCTGCAGATGTGAAACAGGAGGAATTGGTCCAGCCAGAGCCAGTGATCACGGCTGCGCCTGAACAAGCCGGGGATCCTTCCCTGCGGGTGGAGACGCCCTCCGAAGCGGAGCTCGAAGCCTTACTGCAGACTTGGTTGGACCGCAAATCCACTGTGCTTCGTGGTGCTGATTCGGCACAGGAGCTACTACAACCGATTGCCCGGGCTGGCTTGATCACCCAGGTGAAGCGTCAGCGTGCCGCCGACCAGGCGGCAGGTGTTACCCAGAACGTGGAGGCGACGATCGCTTTCATGCGCGTTGTCAGTCGCAGTCCAAAGCGCATTGAGCTGCGGGCTGATGTCGAGTACCGCGATGAAACCTTGAATGCAGCGGGTGCCGTGGTGAAACGCACCAAGCAGCAATCGCTCAAACGCACGTACATCCTCGGGCGTGACAATGGCCGGTGGCTTTTGCTCGATTTCAGGCCCGGCTGA
- a CDS encoding NAD(P)H-hydrate dehydratase, translating into MLWPPADADHLLVTADQMLTLEQQWLASGLPVAALMESVGQGMAEWCLQRPERLQHGVLVLVGPGHNGGDGLVLGRKLREAGVAVRVWAPLPLRQSLTQEHWRHLLWLGVSPLTAPPAPGDPALWIDALFGLGQKRPLPSDLADLLQRRHRQAPGRLISLDVPAGLHSDSGCPVEGVAARASDTLCVGLIKRGLVQDSALDFVGGLHRIDPGVPERLCAALPAPVMRRLMPSDLTTLPRPEQSPTAMKYQRGRLLLVAGSDRYRGAALLALQGAMASGIGSVEACVPAAVAEQLWQLAPEVVLDGSLRSDAAGALVWGAAMEARDWSRLDALLIGPGWGRIEAPWDPWAEPLLGLKGLLVIDADGLNQLARSSEGWRWLLKRSGPTWITPHGGEFARLFPDCHGDTLPEQAAAAAARSGAVVLLKGAHSVVAAPSGEVWQLTDTDPAVARTGFGDLLAGHAAGWGARCLAAAGSVHAADLAASALMHAQSAKRCDQGSSAGTVVPHLAAMTRKMMRF; encoded by the coding sequence GTGCTCTGGCCACCCGCCGATGCCGACCATCTCCTGGTCACTGCTGACCAGATGCTCACGCTGGAGCAGCAATGGCTGGCCAGTGGTCTCCCGGTGGCCGCTTTGATGGAAAGCGTTGGTCAGGGCATGGCTGAGTGGTGCCTGCAACGACCGGAACGGTTGCAACACGGTGTGTTGGTGCTGGTCGGGCCCGGTCACAACGGTGGCGATGGATTGGTGCTGGGCCGCAAGCTACGGGAGGCCGGCGTGGCCGTGCGTGTCTGGGCACCATTGCCGCTGCGTCAATCGCTTACACAGGAGCACTGGCGCCACCTTCTCTGGCTCGGAGTGTCGCCGCTGACGGCTCCGCCTGCACCAGGGGATCCAGCCCTTTGGATCGATGCCCTGTTTGGTCTCGGGCAGAAGCGGCCCTTGCCATCGGATCTGGCTGATCTTCTCCAGCGCCGCCACCGGCAGGCTCCGGGCCGGCTGATCAGCCTCGATGTTCCTGCCGGACTGCACTCTGACTCCGGATGTCCCGTGGAGGGAGTGGCTGCCAGGGCTTCCGACACGCTGTGCGTCGGTTTGATCAAGCGTGGACTCGTTCAGGATTCAGCGCTGGACTTTGTGGGTGGGTTGCATCGCATCGATCCCGGTGTGCCAGAGCGGCTCTGTGCGGCGCTGCCGGCACCAGTGATGCGGCGCCTGATGCCCAGTGACCTCACGACGCTTCCGAGGCCTGAGCAGTCGCCGACGGCCATGAAATACCAGCGGGGAAGGCTGTTGCTCGTTGCCGGAAGTGATCGGTATCGCGGCGCCGCCCTGCTCGCGCTGCAGGGTGCCATGGCCAGTGGCATCGGCAGTGTGGAGGCCTGCGTTCCAGCTGCGGTGGCCGAGCAGCTCTGGCAGCTGGCTCCGGAAGTGGTGCTGGATGGGTCGCTTCGCTCTGATGCTGCTGGAGCCTTGGTCTGGGGTGCCGCCATGGAGGCGCGGGATTGGTCACGGTTGGATGCGCTGCTGATCGGACCCGGTTGGGGTCGAATCGAGGCCCCGTGGGACCCCTGGGCAGAACCGCTTTTGGGTTTGAAGGGATTGCTGGTGATCGATGCGGATGGCCTCAATCAGCTGGCGAGGTCGAGCGAGGGGTGGCGCTGGTTGTTGAAGCGTTCTGGCCCGACCTGGATTACTCCCCATGGCGGTGAATTTGCTCGCTTATTTCCCGACTGCCACGGGGACACGCTGCCGGAGCAGGCTGCCGCGGCCGCGGCGCGGTCAGGGGCTGTGGTGTTGTTGAAGGGCGCGCACAGTGTTGTGGCGGCTCCATCCGGTGAGGTTTGGCAGCTGACCGATACAGACCCAGCGGTGGCGCGCACCGGTTTCGGCGACCTGCTAGCGGGGCATGCCGCGGGGTGGGGGGCACGCTGTCTGGCGGCGGCTGGTTCCGTGCATGCCGCTGATCTGGCGGCATCGGCGCTGATGCATGCCCAGTCAGCCAAGCGTTGTGATCAGGGCAGCAGTGCTGGAACTGTGGTTCCCCATTTGGCTGCGATGACGAGAAAAATGATGCGTTTTTGA
- a CDS encoding RpoD/SigA family RNA polymerase sigma factor, with protein MVSAAAGVSETQRRRSSDPISWYLATIGRIPLLTPAEEIELGNQVQKLMQLTEDGTIASDSDTFTGPQRRMIRVGLRAKQRMMKANLRLVVSVAKKYQGKGLELLDLIQEGSLGLERAVEKFDPTRGYKFSTYAFWWIRQSMTRAIACQSRTIRLPVHLSERLTTIRKVSLDLAHKLGAMPSRIEIAEAMDMPVEELDSLLRQALTTSSLDAPVNGEEGRSFLGDLIADSSLGEPLDKVEQRIHHEQLGRWMSHLSEQEQHVLTLRFGLNGHERHTLAEIGRLLEVSRERVRQVELKALRKLRNLTRRVAPSF; from the coding sequence ATGGTCTCAGCGGCAGCAGGGGTTTCTGAAACCCAAAGACGGCGAAGTAGTGATCCGATCAGTTGGTATCTCGCCACGATCGGTCGGATTCCTCTGCTGACTCCCGCTGAGGAGATTGAGCTCGGCAACCAGGTTCAAAAGTTGATGCAGCTCACGGAAGATGGAACGATTGCCTCGGATAGCGATACTTTCACGGGTCCACAACGACGCATGATTCGCGTCGGTTTGCGGGCTAAGCAGCGCATGATGAAAGCCAATCTCAGGCTTGTGGTCAGCGTTGCCAAGAAATATCAAGGAAAAGGTCTTGAATTGCTCGATCTCATTCAAGAGGGATCGCTTGGGTTGGAACGTGCGGTGGAGAAATTCGATCCAACGCGCGGTTACAAATTTTCGACTTACGCCTTCTGGTGGATTCGCCAGAGCATGACGCGCGCAATTGCGTGCCAGTCACGCACGATTCGCTTGCCGGTTCATTTGAGCGAGCGCCTCACGACCATTCGTAAAGTCAGCTTGGATTTAGCTCACAAACTCGGCGCCATGCCGAGCCGCATTGAGATCGCTGAAGCGATGGACATGCCGGTTGAGGAACTCGACTCCCTGCTGCGCCAAGCGCTGACCACCAGCAGCCTGGATGCTCCTGTGAATGGTGAGGAAGGTCGCAGTTTCCTTGGTGATCTGATCGCCGACTCCTCGCTCGGAGAACCCCTCGACAAGGTGGAGCAGCGGATCCATCACGAGCAGCTGGGCCGCTGGATGAGTCATCTCAGCGAACAGGAGCAGCACGTGCTCACCCTGCGATTTGGTCTCAATGGCCATGAGCGACACACCCTGGCGGAGATCGGCCGTTTGCTGGAAGTGTCTCGTGAGCGTGTGCGTCAGGTTGAGCTGAAGGCGCTGCGAAAGCTCCGGAATCTCACCCGTCGCGTCGCTCCGAGCTTCTGA